The following are from one region of the candidate division WOR-3 bacterium genome:
- a CDS encoding ATP-binding protein produces the protein MTLTVLIILVLISIIIFLIIHILIYVRYLKDIIDYTRDLLKDNYSARMIKKAKGRWSEIIKDLNTLAERLEENSARAKKSEELLNIILDEMKIGFILTKPNGEIVMANKFVKENWGEVIAQPGKLIQELIVNRAFIDFVSKKLETITPESIELNLPDSGKYFIVTRYSLPVQQLFLYLFSDITDAKNLERIKSDFITNLSHELRTPLTAIKGYLDTLQEPDLEEKDREKFIKIVRENIERLINIVSDLLILSDVERRERKLDKETFDLNEVGNEVVKLFRKSATEKGLQLIFNPVQLPLYTGDRFLIQQVLINLISNAIKFTEKGKVELEIKYAQDKFFIIVSDTGIGISNDEIPRIFERFYTVDKTRSRRQGGTGLGLSIVKHIVYLHQGEIKVESRLQEGSRFTIILPVVPF, from the coding sequence GTGACCCTTACTGTCCTGATAATCCTTGTTTTAATCAGTATAATTATCTTTCTCATTATCCACATTTTGATTTATGTGCGGTATTTAAAAGATATCATTGATTATACCCGGGACTTATTAAAAGATAATTATTCCGCCCGGATGATTAAAAAGGCAAAAGGGAGATGGTCCGAAATCATAAAAGATTTGAATACCCTGGCGGAACGACTTGAGGAGAATAGTGCCCGGGCAAAGAAGAGTGAAGAATTATTGAACATTATATTGGATGAAATGAAAATTGGTTTTATTCTCACCAAACCGAATGGGGAGATTGTTATGGCAAATAAGTTTGTCAAAGAGAACTGGGGAGAGGTGATTGCCCAGCCGGGGAAACTGATTCAAGAGTTAATAGTCAACAGGGCATTTATTGATTTCGTCAGCAAAAAATTAGAGACTATCACCCCAGAATCCATAGAGTTGAACCTTCCAGATAGTGGGAAATACTTCATCGTCACCCGCTATTCTCTTCCAGTCCAGCAACTTTTTTTGTATCTTTTTAGTGACATAACGGATGCTAAAAATTTAGAACGTATCAAATCTGATTTCATCACCAATCTCTCCCATGAATTGCGGACTCCTTTGACCGCAATCAAAGGTTATCTGGATACGCTCCAGGAGCCGGACCTGGAAGAAAAGGATAGAGAAAAATTTATTAAAATCGTGCGGGAAAACATTGAAAGATTGATAAATATTGTTTCTGACCTGCTCATTCTTTCGGATGTAGAGCGGCGGGAGCGAAAATTGGATAAAGAGACATTTGATTTAAATGAGGTGGGCAATGAAGTTGTGAAGTTGTTTCGGAAATCCGCGACTGAAAAGGGTTTGCAACTGATATTTAACCCTGTCCAATTACCATTATACACCGGAGATCGTTTTTTGATTCAACAAGTATTAATAAATCTAATCAGTAATGCGATTAAATTCACGGAGAAGGGGAAAGTGGAACTTGAAATCAAATATGCACAAGACAAATTTTTTATTATTGTCTCCGATACCGGAATTGGGATTTCCAACGATGAGATCCCAAGAATTTTTGAGAGATTTTATACGGTGGATAAAACCCGTTCCCGGAGGCAGGGAGGGACCGGATTGGGTCTATCAATCGTCAAACATATTGTTTATCTCCATCAGGGTGAGATAAAGGTGGAAAGCCGCCTTCAGGAGGGTTCAAGATTCACCATCATTTTACCCGTGGTTCCTTTTTAA